From the genome of Halomonas sp. I5-271120, one region includes:
- a CDS encoding enoyl-CoA hydratase/isomerase family protein has protein sequence MTDAPVLFEERPTREGYLIGVATLNAPRALNALSLAMIEQLSARLTQWADDERVVAVWLEGAGEKAFCAGGDIVALYKAIQAGEGGALAETYFTGEYGLDYQIHCYEKPLLVWGDGIVMGGGMGLMAGAGHRLVTETSLLAMPEISIGFYPDIGASWFLNRMPPGIGAYLGLTGAQLNARDALDLGLADRFVPRESRETLFEALLSADFDEADDARALQAVVGRVLDRFENRDQAPAAQLWPHRDHLQRLTACASATDAAARILDDDHQDDWLAANRARLAAGCPLSAQLVWQMIRRHSRTGLAEAFREELNLSVQCCLKGDLAEGVRALLIDKDKTPRWSHSSVGAVPKADVEALLRPLWNPETHPLREL, from the coding sequence ATGACCGATGCACCCGTGCTGTTCGAGGAGCGCCCGACCCGCGAGGGGTATCTTATCGGGGTGGCGACCCTCAATGCCCCAAGGGCGCTGAACGCCCTGTCGCTTGCCATGATCGAGCAGCTCTCGGCCCGCCTGACGCAATGGGCCGATGACGAGCGGGTGGTCGCCGTCTGGCTGGAAGGCGCCGGCGAGAAGGCATTCTGCGCCGGCGGTGACATCGTTGCGCTTTACAAGGCGATTCAGGCCGGGGAGGGCGGCGCCCTTGCCGAGACCTACTTCACCGGCGAATACGGCCTCGACTATCAGATTCATTGCTATGAAAAGCCGCTGCTGGTGTGGGGCGACGGCATCGTGATGGGCGGCGGCATGGGACTGATGGCCGGAGCCGGTCATCGCCTGGTCACCGAGACCTCGCTGCTGGCGATGCCGGAGATCAGCATCGGCTTTTATCCGGACATCGGTGCCAGCTGGTTCCTCAACCGCATGCCGCCGGGCATCGGCGCCTACCTGGGCCTGACCGGCGCCCAGCTCAATGCGCGAGACGCCTTAGACCTGGGCCTTGCCGACCGCTTCGTGCCTCGGGAGAGCCGCGAAACCCTGTTCGAAGCGCTGCTATCTGCCGACTTCGACGAGGCCGATGACGCCCGGGCGCTGCAGGCGGTGGTGGGGCGAGTGCTCGACCGTTTCGAGAATCGGGACCAGGCGCCGGCTGCCCAGCTGTGGCCGCATCGCGATCATCTGCAGCGCCTCACCGCCTGCGCATCGGCCACGGATGCCGCCGCGCGCATCCTCGACGATGACCATCAGGATGACTGGCTCGCCGCCAATCGGGCGCGGCTCGCCGCTGGCTGCCCGCTGAGCGCGCAGCTGGTCTGGCAGATGATCCGGCGTCATTCCCGCACCGGCCTCGCCGAGGCCTTCCGTGAAGAGCTCAATCTATCTGTGCAGTGCTGTCTGAAGGGTGATCTCGCCGAGGGCGTGCGGGCGCTTCTAATCGACAAGGACAAGACCCCGCGCTGGTCGCATTCAAGCGTCGGCGCGGTGCCCAAGGCCGATGTCGAGGCCCTGCTGCGACCGCTGTGGAACCCTGAGACGCACCCGCTGCGCGAGCTGTAA
- a CDS encoding substrate-binding domain-containing protein, protein MKIVTVIALFCAAAVVPSFAQASLYDPSIEHEPKDGVVKLYGAGGPNTAFKKVAEVWENRSGTKVEIIAGPESRWSADAQADADILWGTSEQSMTAFLLTYKTFDPSKVEPIYIRPTVIAVKAGNPKNIQGFDALLVEGMKIVVTEGKGIYNTSGTGTWEDVAGRMGSLNDVAQFRKNIVSYSLGSGASFNAFKELDADAWITWPNWPITHPDVLELVRLDEGRTIWRDVNVVISPDADREAQMFLDFLVTEEAQKIMATEGWRR, encoded by the coding sequence ATGAAAATAGTTACCGTCATAGCACTCTTTTGTGCAGCAGCAGTTGTTCCGTCATTCGCTCAGGCATCACTTTATGACCCATCAATCGAGCACGAGCCGAAGGATGGTGTCGTCAAACTGTATGGTGCTGGGGGGCCGAATACCGCCTTCAAAAAAGTCGCTGAGGTCTGGGAAAACCGTTCGGGTACCAAAGTGGAAATTATCGCCGGGCCTGAAAGCAGATGGTCTGCTGATGCGCAGGCAGATGCCGATATACTTTGGGGTACTTCGGAGCAGTCGATGACGGCATTCCTGCTAACCTACAAGACCTTCGACCCCAGCAAGGTCGAGCCGATCTATATCAGGCCCACCGTTATAGCCGTTAAGGCCGGCAACCCAAAGAATATTCAGGGCTTTGACGCGCTTCTAGTGGAAGGAATGAAAATCGTCGTTACGGAGGGCAAGGGCATCTACAACACCTCCGGAACTGGAACATGGGAAGACGTCGCCGGACGCATGGGCTCGCTGAATGACGTCGCGCAGTTTCGGAAGAATATCGTGTCGTACTCGCTCGGCTCTGGCGCCAGCTTCAATGCGTTCAAGGAGCTGGACGCTGATGCCTGGATTACCTGGCCGAACTGGCCAATCACGCACCCCGATGTATTGGAGCTTGTTCGCTTAGATGAAGGCCGAACGATCTGGCGAGATGTCAATGTAGTCATCTCACCTGACGCAGACCGTGAGGCGCAGATGTTCCTAGACTTTCTGGTTACCGAAGAAGCGCAAAAGATAATGGCCACCGAAGGGTGGCGGAGATAA
- a CDS encoding AMP-binding protein — translation MTRQRPTPDSPTTPPVASYVSGTSDTPLKGQTIGDCFDATVERVPDRDALLSLHQGLRYSWRELQAEVDKAARALLAAGVVQGERVGIWAPNRAEWTITQFATAKIGAILVNLNPSYRTHELEYALTQSATATLILQGRFKASNYVQMIAELAPELAKPQEGGLNCPHLPALKRVICLDAADALPGMLTWQGLLEGAETVSQAQLAEVQGALQFDEPINIQYTSGTTGSPKGATLSHHNILNNGFFVARAMGFSEADRLVIPVPLYHCFGMVMGNLGCMTHGATIIYPGDGFDAEATLTAVENERATALFGVPTMFIAELEHPRFAEFDLSTLRTGIMAGSICPIEVMRQVIDKMHMEGVTICYGMTETSPVSFQTLTDAPLEKRVTTVGTIHPHLEVKLVDPSNGAVVPRGERGELCTRGYSVMLGYWDNPDATAKSIDASRWMHTGDLATMDEDGYVAIVGRIKDMIIRGGENIYPREIEDFLYTHPAISDVQVIGVPDAKYGEEVMAWVKLVEGEELDEEGLRGFCQGKIAHFKIPRYVKFVDAFPMTVTGKIQKFKMREEATHELGL, via the coding sequence ATGACACGCCAACGCCCCACCCCGGATTCGCCCACCACCCCGCCCGTAGCAAGCTATGTCAGTGGCACCAGCGACACGCCCCTCAAGGGCCAGACCATCGGCGACTGTTTCGATGCCACCGTCGAGCGGGTGCCCGACCGCGATGCCCTGCTAAGCCTGCACCAGGGGCTGCGTTATAGCTGGCGGGAACTGCAGGCCGAAGTCGACAAGGCCGCCCGCGCGCTGCTCGCCGCCGGTGTGGTGCAGGGCGAGCGGGTCGGTATCTGGGCGCCCAACCGGGCCGAGTGGACCATCACCCAGTTCGCCACCGCCAAGATCGGCGCCATCCTGGTCAACCTGAACCCGAGCTATCGCACCCACGAGCTGGAATACGCCCTCACCCAGTCCGCCACCGCGACCCTGATTCTGCAGGGGCGCTTCAAGGCCTCGAACTACGTGCAGATGATCGCCGAGCTGGCACCGGAGCTCGCCAAGCCGCAAGAAGGCGGCCTGAACTGCCCTCACCTGCCGGCGCTCAAGCGGGTGATCTGCCTGGATGCCGCCGATGCCCTGCCCGGCATGCTCACCTGGCAAGGCCTACTGGAAGGGGCCGAGACGGTCAGCCAGGCACAACTCGCCGAGGTTCAGGGGGCGCTGCAGTTCGATGAGCCGATCAACATCCAGTACACCTCTGGGACCACCGGCTCGCCCAAGGGCGCGACGCTTTCCCACCACAACATTCTCAACAACGGCTTCTTCGTGGCCCGCGCCATGGGGTTCTCTGAGGCCGACCGGCTGGTGATTCCGGTGCCGCTCTATCATTGCTTCGGCATGGTGATGGGCAACCTGGGCTGCATGACGCACGGCGCGACCATTATCTATCCCGGAGACGGCTTCGACGCCGAAGCGACGCTTACGGCCGTGGAAAACGAGCGCGCCACCGCCCTCTTCGGCGTGCCGACCATGTTCATCGCCGAACTGGAACATCCGCGCTTTGCCGAGTTCGACCTTTCGACACTGCGCACCGGCATCATGGCCGGCTCTATCTGCCCCATCGAGGTGATGCGCCAGGTGATCGACAAGATGCACATGGAAGGCGTGACCATCTGCTACGGCATGACCGAGACCAGCCCGGTCAGCTTCCAGACCCTCACCGATGCCCCGCTCGAGAAACGCGTCACCACCGTGGGCACCATTCACCCGCACCTGGAGGTCAAGCTGGTCGATCCTTCCAACGGCGCCGTGGTGCCACGCGGCGAGCGCGGCGAACTGTGTACCCGCGGCTATAGCGTGATGCTCGGCTACTGGGACAACCCGGATGCCACCGCCAAATCCATCGACGCCAGCCGCTGGATGCACACCGGCGACCTCGCCACCATGGACGAAGACGGCTACGTGGCGATTGTCGGTCGCATCAAGGACATGATCATCCGCGGCGGCGAGAACATCTATCCCCGCGAGATCGAGGACTTCCTCTACACCCACCCCGCCATCTCGGACGTGCAGGTGATCGGCGTACCCGATGCCAAGTACGGCGAAGAAGTGATGGCCTGGGTCAAGCTGGTCGAGGGTGAAGAGTTGGATGAAGAAGGCCTGAGAGGCTTCTGCCAGGGCAAGATCGCCCACTTCAAGATTCCCCGCTACGTGAAGTTCGTCGACGCCTTCCCGATGACCGTTACCGGCAAGATCCAGAAGTTCAAGATGCGCGAAGAAGCCACCCACGAGCTGGGGCTGTAA
- a CDS encoding MerR family DNA-binding transcriptional regulator, giving the protein MPKPSQTESQATPAEAAAGAVRRKRTFAIGELAEMFEVTPRTIRFYEQEGLLSPERKGQRRIYHDKDRVRLKLTLRGKRLGFTLAEIREVVELYDAMPDGNARQLHRILEILAEKRADMEQRLEDIRLMQHELDDVETRCRAVLERLDP; this is encoded by the coding sequence ATGCCCAAGCCCAGCCAGACCGAGTCCCAGGCAACCCCGGCCGAGGCCGCCGCGGGAGCCGTGAGGCGCAAGCGAACCTTCGCGATCGGTGAGCTGGCCGAGATGTTCGAGGTAACGCCCCGCACCATCCGCTTCTACGAGCAGGAAGGGTTGCTGTCGCCTGAGCGCAAGGGCCAACGACGCATCTATCATGACAAGGACCGGGTGCGACTGAAGCTGACGCTGCGCGGCAAGCGGCTCGGTTTCACGCTGGCCGAGATTCGCGAGGTCGTCGAGCTCTACGATGCCATGCCCGACGGCAATGCCCGCCAGCTTCACCGCATCCTCGAAATTCTCGCCGAGAAGCGGGCCGATATGGAGCAACGCCTAGAGGATATCCGCCTGATGCAGCATGAGCTCGATGACGTCGAGACGCGCTGCCGGGCGGTGCTGGAGCGCCTGGACCCTTAA
- the mmsB gene encoding 3-hydroxyisobutyrate dehydrogenase, which yields MRIAFIGLGNMGGPMATNLVKAGHDVCVFDLSDQAMQTLEDAGASRAASAEAVTKEAEVVVSMLPAGAHVKGLYLGNDGAPGLLDTLAGNPLIIDASTIAPDDSRTVGAAAAERGFAFVDAPVSGGVGGAVAGTLSFIVGGSDEGFERAKPVLEAMGKNIFHAGETGAGQVAKICNNMLLGILMSGTAEALALGVENGLDPAVLSEVMKQSSGGNWALNGYNPWPGVMEKAPASNDYQGGFHTDLMAKDLGLAWELALGSRSTVPMGSQARNLFALHAANGNGGLDFSSIQRLYRRDED from the coding sequence ATGCGTATCGCCTTCATCGGTCTTGGCAACATGGGGGGCCCCATGGCCACCAATCTCGTCAAGGCTGGCCATGATGTCTGCGTCTTCGATCTATCGGATCAGGCCATGCAAACCCTCGAGGACGCCGGCGCTAGCCGTGCCGCCAGCGCCGAGGCGGTGACCAAGGAGGCCGAGGTGGTGGTCTCGATGCTGCCAGCCGGCGCCCATGTGAAGGGGCTCTACCTGGGCAACGACGGTGCCCCGGGGCTGCTGGATACCCTCGCCGGTAACCCGCTGATCATCGATGCTTCGACCATCGCCCCGGATGATTCCCGCACCGTGGGTGCCGCCGCCGCCGAGCGCGGGTTTGCCTTCGTGGATGCTCCCGTGTCGGGCGGGGTGGGCGGTGCGGTCGCCGGCACCCTGTCTTTCATCGTCGGTGGCAGCGACGAGGGCTTCGAGCGGGCCAAGCCGGTTCTCGAGGCCATGGGCAAGAACATCTTCCACGCTGGCGAAACCGGCGCCGGTCAGGTGGCCAAGATCTGCAACAACATGCTGCTCGGCATTCTCATGAGCGGCACGGCAGAGGCCCTGGCGCTGGGCGTCGAGAACGGCCTCGACCCGGCGGTGCTCTCCGAGGTTATGAAGCAGAGCAGCGGCGGCAACTGGGCGCTCAACGGCTACAACCCCTGGCCAGGGGTGATGGAGAAAGCGCCGGCGTCGAACGACTACCAAGGTGGCTTTCATACCGACCTGATGGCCAAGGATCTGGGGCTCGCCTGGGAGCTGGCGCTGGGGTCAAGGTCGACGGTGCCGATGGGGTCTCAGGCGCGTAACCTCTTTGCCCTGCATGCGGCCAATGGCAACGGCGGGCTTGATTTCTCGAGCATTCAGCGCCTGTATCGCCGCGACGAGGACTGA
- a CDS encoding acyl-CoA dehydrogenase family protein — MDFALTEDQYALQQAAADFCRAELADHAADWDARSHFPVDVIKRAGEAGFLGIYIDEERGGLGLSRLEASLIFEQLAQGCISTTAYLTIHNMASWMIANWGSEALRETWLERLISGELLASYCLTEPGAGSDAANLRSKAVREGDEYRISGSKMFISGAGSTDVLVVMARTGASDSGAGGISAFLVPADSAGIEYGKNEEKMGWKSQPTRLVSFDDVRVPVGNRLGEEGEGFRLAMKGLDGGRLNIASCSLGAAQQALTLSRDYLGQRKQFGRELSSFQALQFKLADMASDLVASRLMVRHAAWRLDQGDPEATAHCAMAKRVATDMGFNVCNEALQLHGGYGYIKEYPLERLVRDTRVHQILEGTNEIMRVISARRLLADGVIESLQ; from the coding sequence ATGGATTTTGCACTCACCGAGGACCAGTACGCCCTGCAGCAGGCGGCGGCTGACTTCTGCCGTGCCGAACTCGCCGACCATGCCGCCGACTGGGATGCCCGTTCGCACTTTCCGGTGGATGTCATCAAGCGTGCCGGGGAAGCCGGCTTTCTGGGCATCTATATCGATGAGGAGCGGGGCGGGCTGGGGCTCTCGCGGCTCGAGGCCTCGCTGATCTTCGAGCAGCTCGCCCAGGGCTGCATCTCGACCACGGCCTATCTGACCATTCACAACATGGCCAGTTGGATGATCGCCAACTGGGGCAGCGAGGCGCTGCGCGAGACCTGGCTCGAGCGGCTGATCAGCGGCGAGCTGCTGGCCTCCTACTGCCTGACCGAGCCGGGCGCCGGTTCTGATGCGGCCAACCTGCGCAGCAAGGCGGTACGCGAGGGTGACGAGTATCGAATCAGCGGCTCGAAGATGTTCATTTCCGGGGCCGGGTCCACCGATGTGCTGGTGGTGATGGCGCGCACCGGGGCGTCTGATTCCGGCGCTGGCGGTATCTCTGCGTTCCTGGTGCCCGCCGACAGTGCCGGTATCGAATACGGCAAGAACGAAGAAAAGATGGGCTGGAAGAGCCAGCCAACCCGGCTGGTCAGCTTCGATGATGTGCGGGTGCCGGTCGGGAATCGCCTCGGTGAAGAAGGCGAAGGCTTCCGCCTGGCCATGAAGGGTCTCGACGGCGGGCGGCTCAACATCGCCAGCTGCTCGCTGGGTGCCGCCCAGCAGGCGCTGACGCTGTCTCGCGACTATCTAGGCCAGCGCAAGCAGTTCGGCCGCGAGCTCTCAAGCTTCCAGGCCCTGCAGTTCAAGTTGGCCGACATGGCAAGCGACTTGGTGGCATCGCGGCTGATGGTGCGCCATGCGGCCTGGCGTCTCGATCAGGGCGACCCTGAAGCCACGGCCCACTGCGCCATGGCCAAGCGGGTCGCCACCGACATGGGCTTCAACGTCTGCAACGAGGCCCTGCAGCTGCACGGCGGCTATGGCTACATCAAGGAATACCCGCTGGAGCGACTGGTGCGTGACACCCGCGTGCACCAGATCCTCGAGGGCACTAACGAGATCATGCGCGTGATCAGCGCCCGGCGTCTGCTCGCCGATGGCGTGATCGAGTCGCTGCAGTGA